A stretch of Equus przewalskii isolate Varuska chromosome 11, EquPr2, whole genome shotgun sequence DNA encodes these proteins:
- the UQCC3 gene encoding ubiquinol-cytochrome-c reductase complex assembly factor 3, with protein MGTVRKALIVGAVLGAGAGVGSALFVLVTPGEQQKQAMLKEMPEQDPRRRDEAARTKQLVFATLQEAATTQENVAWRKNWNDGGGGRSG; from the exons ATGGGGACCGTGCGCAAAGCGCTGATCGTGGGCGCAGTGCTGGGCGCTGGGGCTGGTGTGGGCTCCGCGCTCTTTGTCCTCGTGACCCCGGGAGAGCAGCAGAAGCAGGCGATGCTGAAG GAGATGCCGGAGCAGGACCCTCGGCGCAGGGATGAGGCGGCCAGGACCAAACAGTTAGTGTTCGCCACTCTGCAGGAGGCAGCGACCACGCAGGAGAACGTGGcctggagaaagaactggaatGACGGCGGCGGCGGGAGGTCAGGGTGA